In a single window of the Gammaproteobacteria bacterium genome:
- a CDS encoding low molecular weight phosphotyrosine protein phosphatase: MLKVLFVCMGNICRSPTAAGVFQRLVEQTGMHNMVEIDSAGTHAYHVGSAPDPRAQKAAYRRGVDLSTQRARRVAAEDFDYFDYILAMDADNMRHLREVCPPQAAHKLRLFMEFVPDPEVTDVPDPYYGNATGFERVLDLVELASENFLRHIRETHGSSYGR, translated from the coding sequence ATGCTTAAAGTGTTGTTTGTCTGTATGGGAAACATCTGCCGCTCCCCCACGGCAGCGGGTGTGTTCCAACGCCTGGTTGAGCAGACCGGTATGCACAACATGGTGGAGATCGATTCGGCCGGCACCCATGCCTATCACGTGGGCAGCGCCCCGGATCCCCGGGCCCAGAAAGCCGCTTACCGCCGGGGTGTGGATCTCAGCACGCAGCGTGCCCGGCGGGTTGCCGCGGAGGATTTCGACTACTTTGACTATATTTTGGCGATGGACGCTGACAATATGCGTCATCTGCGCGAGGTCTGCCCGCCGCAGGCCGCCCACAAACTGCGCTTGTTTATGGAATTTGTGCCTGACCCGGAAGTGACCGACGTTCCCGATCCCTACTACGGAAACGCCACTGGTTTCGAACGCGTGCTGGATCTGGTGGAACTGGCCTCAGAAAATTTCTTGCGCCATATCCGGGAAACACACGGCAGCAGTTATGGGCGCTAG